From a region of the Haematobia irritans isolate KBUSLIRL chromosome 4, ASM5000362v1, whole genome shotgun sequence genome:
- the LOC142233476 gene encoding uncharacterized protein LOC142233476, with product MKNNPKDKFILNIYDETKRFLRKQKDIIVTRSDKGNKTVIMYKKDYKTGMEELLNDKSTYRTMREDPTLKLQRKNNKIIMDLFKAEYITKQEKFHLTSNSATAPRLYGLPKIHKTNMPLRPISSSVEVPCYNLSKYIGDILSNIILEKYNIKNSMELKTRLEEVSLDEDDILISLDVVSLFTNIPIYLAIKNIMTQWKTLEKHTKIPKTQFLNILQFCLNDNNYFNYNNTIYNQIYGMPMGNPLSPTIADIVLDTLLEQVLNDLEKKNIKIKLITKYVDDLFAIISKKDEEIILKTFNQYHNKLQFTMEKETNNCLPYLDIKVYRNNRTIVTEWYTKSIASGRILNFHSSQPINQKINTATNLLMKAITLSDDKFKNKNINKVKEILQQNAFPQNIIDNITKNSTNNKSDNTNKTTPSGNPKKFYSFSFIPKLTESKKLREIIEDKEISFAYRPNRTIASLFTSTKTKIEKTQQSNVVYEITCIGNNNENCNQCYVGTTKRSLSTRINEHQTDIKKGKQTTALAQHCIERQHTPNWEDVRILDRERRANRRYTLESLRIQQKQHCAINRKEDKDNTNAVYTIALV from the coding sequence ATGAAGAACAATCCCAAAGACAAATTCATCCTTAACATATATGATGAGACAAAACGATTTTTAAGAAAACAGAAGGATATAATTGTAACTCGATCAGATAAAGGCAACAAAACGGTAATAATGTACAAGAAAGATTACAAAACTGGTATGGAGGAACTTCTAAACGACAAGTCAACGTATAGGACAATGAGAGAAGACCCAACGCTAAAATTACaaaggaaaaataataaaattataatggatTTATTTAAAGCGGAATACATcacaaaacaagaaaaatttcacTTAACGTCCAACTCTGCCACAGCCCCAAGACTCTATGGACTcccaaaaatccacaaaaccaACATGCCTTTACGGCCAATCTCATCCTCAGTAGAAGTCCCATGCTACAATCTATCAAAATATATTGGTGACATTTTGAGCAACATTATATTGgagaaatataatataaaaaactcAATGGAACTAAAAACCCGATTAGAGGAAGTATCTCTGGACGAAGACGACATCTTAATATCCCTGGACGTGGTATCGTTGTTTACCAACATACCTATATACTTagcaattaaaaacataatgaCTCAGTGGAAAACTCTggaaaaacatacaaaaatacCAAAGACACAATTTCTAAACATTCTCCAATTCTGTTTAAATGACAATAACTATTTCAattataataatacaatatacAACCAAATTTATGGTATGCCGATGGGAAACCCACTTTCTCCTACAATAGCGGATATCGTTCTTGACACACTATTAGAACAAGTACTAAATGATCTAGAgaagaaaaacataaaaattaaattaattactaaATATGTAGATGACCTATTTGCAATAATAAGTAAAAAAGATGAAGAAATAATACTTAAAACATTCAACCAATATCACAACAAACTACAATTTACCATGGAAAAAGAAACTAACAATTGCCTACCCTACTTAGACATTAAAGTATATAGAAACAACAGAACAATCGTAACAGAATGGTATACAAAATCAATCGCATCAGGGAGAATTTTAAACTTTCATTCATCACAACcaataaaccaaaaaattaatacaGCAACTAACTTATTGATGAAAGCAATAACATTAAGCgacgataaatttaaaaataaaaatatcaataaagttAAAGAAATCCTACAACAGAACGCATTTCCTCAAAATATAATTgataatattacaaaaaattcaacaaataacAAATCAGACAACACAAACAAAACCACCCCATCTGGCAAtcccaaaaaattctacagcTTCTCGTTTATTCCTAAACTAACAGAGAGTAAAAAGCTGAGAGAAATAATAGAGGACAAGGAAATATCATTTGCATACAGACCCAATAGAACAATAGCCTCTCTTTTCACATCTACAAAaacgaaaattgaaaaaacacaACAGAGTAATGTTGTTTATGAAATAACATGCAtaggcaacaacaacgaaaactGCAATCAATGCTACGTAGGAACAACCAAGCGAAGCTTAAGCACAAGAATAAACGAACATCAAACAGACATAAAAAAGGGAAAACAAACAACTGCACTAGCCCAACATTGCATTGAACGACAACATACACCTAACTGGGAAGATGTGAGAATATTAGATAGAGAACGAAGAGCAAATAGACGATACACTCTCGAGAGCTTGCGtattcaacaaaaacaacattgtGCAATAAATCGAAAAGAGGACAAAGACAACACCAATGCTGTCTACACCATAGCATTAGTATAG